In the genome of Synergistaceae bacterium, the window GAAACATGGGACAGGCGCGACACTCTTGAGTCAATCCGCGAAAAATTTGACTATCTACAGCCTGAAGAAGAAGCTAAAGACTCACCCATTAAGACAGCGGGGCGGGTTATGACTATCAGAAGGCAGGGCAAAGCGACTTTTGCGGACTTAGCAGACGAGAATTCACGTATACAATTATATTTTCAGCTTAATACAGTGGGCGAACAAGAATATAATTTCCTTAAAAAATGGGTAGACACTGGCGACTGGCTCGGAATTGAGGGACTCCCCTGCAGGACTCGGCGCGGTGAACTCACAATCATGGTAACGAGTTATAAATTACTCAGTAAAGCAATTCGCCCGCTTCCTGAAAAATGGCATGGACTCACTGACACTGAAATAAGATATAGACAGCGTTATATGGACTTAATAGCAAATCCTGAAGTCCGGGAAGTCTTCAGAAAACGCTCTAAAATTATTTCGTCATTCAGAGAGACTCTAGAATCACACGGCACTCTTGAAGTTGAGACTCCTATTTTGTCAGTCTTAGCAGGCGGGGCAAATGCTAGACCGTTTAAAACTTTTCATAACGCGCTCGGACTCGATATGTATATGCGTATTGCTGTAGAGTTATATTTAAAGCGTCTAGTTGTCGGCATGATGGGAAGAGTCTACGAGATAGGCCGGAATTTCCGCAATGAAGGAATTGACACAATGCACAACCCCGAATTTACCATGATGGAAGTCTACTGGCCCTACGCTAATTATGTCGACATGATGAACTTGGCCGAAGAGTTAATCAGGAACGCCGCGAAATCTATAGGGACTCTTAATATCGAATGGAACGGGACAAAAATAGATCTCTCAAAACCTTTTAATCGTATAACAATGCGCGAGGCCGTGAAAGAATTCGCCGGAGTCGATATTGACGCAATTAAATCAGACGAGGAAGCAAGAGAAATAGCACGCTCTAAAGGACTCGGCTCGGAAATGACGGGACATGAAAGCAAGTTCGCAGTGTTGAATCTTTTATTTGAGGCATTCGGGGAAGAAAAATTAATAGAACCTACTTTCTTATTAGGCCACCCGACGGAAATATCGCCATTATCTAAGCGCGACCCGGAAAATCCTGATTACACACACAGATTTGAATTATTCATGTTCGGTAAAGAAGTTGCTAATGCATTCAGCGAGCTTAATGACCCTATTGACCAGCGCGAGAGATTCGAGGATCAGGCACGAAAGAAGGCAGAAGGCGATGACGAGGCTCATGTTTTCGACGAAGATTTTATTAACGCAATCGAGGCAGGACTCCCTCCCACCGGCGGAATGGGTATCGGAATGGACAGAATAGTAATGTTCTTGACCGGTGCGCGCTCAATAAGGGACGTTATTTTATTCCCTGCTATGAAGCCTAAAGCCTAAATTATGAACATCTTTCAAACCCGCATGAATGAGCTGTATAATCTCGTAAAATATCATGCGGGATTATATTATGATAAGGACTCTCCGGAAATCAGCGACTTTGAATATGATTCGCTCGTACGTGAATTAAATGATTTGGAACGCGAACACCCCGAATTCAAGCGCGAAAATTTTTTGACTCATAAC includes:
- the lysS gene encoding lysine--tRNA ligase, which translates into the protein MPEELFNAEDNEVVRQRKEKLQRLLTEEGYNPYVNETWDRRDTLESIREKFDYLQPEEEAKDSPIKTAGRVMTIRRQGKATFADLADENSRIQLYFQLNTVGEQEYNFLKKWVDTGDWLGIEGLPCRTRRGELTIMVTSYKLLSKAIRPLPEKWHGLTDTEIRYRQRYMDLIANPEVREVFRKRSKIISSFRETLESHGTLEVETPILSVLAGGANARPFKTFHNALGLDMYMRIAVELYLKRLVVGMMGRVYEIGRNFRNEGIDTMHNPEFTMMEVYWPYANYVDMMNLAEELIRNAAKSIGTLNIEWNGTKIDLSKPFNRITMREAVKEFAGVDIDAIKSDEEAREIARSKGLGSEMTGHESKFAVLNLLFEAFGEEKLIEPTFLLGHPTEISPLSKRDPENPDYTHRFELFMFGKEVANAFSELNDPIDQRERFEDQARKKAEGDDEAHVFDEDFINAIEAGLPPTGGMGIGMDRIVMFLTGARSIRDVILFPAMKPKA